Genomic window (Oncorhynchus mykiss isolate Arlee chromosome 21, USDA_OmykA_1.1, whole genome shotgun sequence):
aaactgacaaagaaaaaaaatacaaaagagaaATTCTACATGGCAAAATACAGAATATAGAAATACGGAAAAGAGCTCTACAACCATGACGACTTACTTAATATTCGGATAGGTGAGGGCTTCCGAGCTGCACTAACAGCTGTCAAAAACCGAGCGTAGTTCATGGCTCCTGTAAAATCACCTTCTAACAATCAGCACTGACAGAGCAAGCTTGCCTGTGGTGTGTCAACCGCACCTCCTGGGGAGGAGGTGTGCATGATGATGACACATGGATTCACTTGTGTTCACTTGACTACTAAATACTAATGCAATGTTGATTGTTGGGTCAAGTTACAAAACATGAGTGTGATATCGTTGGCACTTACTATGCAGCCCCAAGGTCCACCAGAGGACGCTATTATTCCATACGTCGTTTGATTTAAAGACGTCAGGAATAATGGCGCCCTCTGCAAAACCTTTGGGCTAGCTACTATGTTGTTTTGCTTTTGCCGTATGGCAGCACTGAAGTGGATTATCGTGCACTAAAGGCGGAACAAATATAGGAACAAGTAGCAACATATGCACGGAGTTAGACTGAAATTCATTGCACCAAAATCTTAACACAGGAATAAACTTCAGAAGATCAACAACCGAGTAATATTTACAACCACGTTTGTTTCATAACTGACCTTGAATAATATTGTGCTTAATCGTAGTGGCCGCCGCTGGATAATGTATTTTTCCACTAGCAATAGTTCACACAAGTGACCGGTGTGTGGACTACATTACCCAGGTGTCAAAATAGTCTAATTTTGAGATTACTGTACAGTAATTGTGTAAATCAACTAACTACATAATTATAAACATGTATAATTGCCCCCATGTCCCCAATAATAAAATCGTAACAAACGATCTTAGACAATTTAGGAATGAATCGAATCAGTGGAACAGTCGAGTACTTTCATGACAGCAGCGTATCCGAATCCACATTCATAGTCGTATTCGAAGCTGCAAGGAAAAGTCTACGTTGCTGCTAGCGTAACTACCTAGCTAGCTGTTAGTTTTGATTTCATTGTCTTGTGTATTTTCAAATGACTCTGCATTACTGTCATGTTTATACAAACAACGGGGAAATGCGTTGAGGGAAAGCAGCTTCATCCTTACCTTGATTCGTGAGCAACTAGCGTTCATTTATCTAAAAGGCAGCCAGCTAACTCTAGTTAATTATTACAGCTAACGCTAGCCAGCTAAGTTAGCTAACTTTAGTCAGTTGTATTTTGTCAAGCGACAACACATGTTGGGCTTGCAAATGCTTCATCAAAGTAGACTATTTGCTACTTATCACGCTATCAAAGCACATGACAACTCTTGAGTAGGTTTGGTCGTCCCGTGATCGCATTGAGTAGCTAGATAGTTACAGTAAACATTTGGTTTACCTAGCGAACAGTTGCTGACGACTCTTCCGTAGATTGCTGACGACTCTTCCGTAGATCGAGCAAGGCCAACTTGGTAGGATGTAGACTGGCAGAACCTGTTTTCTGGTTTCAATGGGGAAAAGGAAAGACATGATCCACCCAAGGTTTATTTTAGGTGAGTtgtttgtttactgttaatgttatGCGCCCATGTCTCAAGCATGGTTTTGAATTGGAACATTTTACACCATCATATTGACTACCAGACATATAACATATTATGAAGTGTCCAGAAGCCACTAACGTTAGCCATTCTTCTGAGACATACATGGCaacataatgataatgataatacatgtcatttagcagacacttttatccaaagcggcTAACAGTCAGCCATGCATGCAGgttgggacggcaggtagcctagttagagctttgggccagtaactgaaaggttgctggatcgaatccccgagctgacaaggtctaaatctgtcgttctgcccttaaacaaggcagttaacccactgtactcCGGTAGGCCGtgattctaaataagaatttgttcttaactcacttgcctagttaaataaataaattgcggGAACCAAGCGCTACCAACTGAGCCCataacaacactatacactaccAAATAGGCCTGACTTTGTTTATATATCTTGTCTACATCTCTATTTGTTGTCTGTACTACACCTGTCCAAGGTGATGGAGGCCACGTGGGCTTACAAAGCCTGCATAGGCGGAAACACAAAAAACACAAGAAGAAGCATCACCGCGACAACGGACACAGCTCCTACTCCGAGGCCCTGGAGTCAGACTCCGGGATTGTGTTCAAGCCCCCCACACAGCTCAGACTCAAGATCAAACTGGGAGGCCAAACGCTTGGGACAAAAAGGTGAGACCTCGCTGCCATTTTAATAGTCTCACTTgagactcttttttttttttgcacaacaATTTAAGTCAATAAGTAATTGTTTTAGTTAAAGTATGATATAATATTTGGACTCGAAGTGACAAATCCGAATTGCCCACTTCGTGCAAATCCGCATGAATGCGTTGTCTTTTCCTTTGATATGACATACAAATTATTTTCAGCCTACGTTTTATTTCAGGGCTGGGTTTTATTTGAATGATACCACCCATTAGCATGGCATTGTTTATTAATCAGAAACAGCTGCAAAGTTCTTCCTCTTCATGACTGAAATCAGCCTTGTCTCTTTAGCCATGGAGCAAACAACCATAGGGGGTGTACATTTGTTTTTTTCACCACCACTTTTTACATCTTAGCAGAAAAGTAACATAATCCATTGGATAATTAGTcaattttaaatgttttgttaGTCTGGATTTAAAAACCGATACCTGACAATTTTATAAATGGTATAATTGCGTTATATGATAGAATTTTGCAAACCCTCTCCCCCCATTGCCGCAAGATGAATGACTTTGACCACTGAAGTGTATCTTCGTCACACGCTCCACTGCGTTAGCTAGAAACCACAAGTGTCTATCCAGATCATGAAAAGGCACCCGCGAAAGAAATTCAAGGGACTTATAGTTTACTTGTCATTTGCGGCATGCATGAGCAAAGTCATTGTAGCCTATCATTTCACTTCCTTATGAGAACCATGAGCACAGGCTGACTTGGTGTGCTGTACCGCATCCAAAGCCTGCCAGCAGCCTACCAAAAGTTGCACCGTGTCCATTacaatgtaacaaaaaaaaatattataataattgTTGATATTCAATCTTTCAATAGTTATCCATATTACCAGAGTTTCGTCTTGCTCtaacattttttaatttttttatttgacccttATTTTTTtatcaggtaagttgactgagaacacattctcatttacagcaacaacctggggaatagttacatggAAGAAgcggggggatgaatgagccaattggaagctggggatgattatgTGGCCGTGATGGTACGAGGGCCAAATTGGGAATTTATCCAGGATACTGGGGTTAAAAcctctactcttacgataagtgccacgatttttagtgaccacagagagttaAGACACCTGTTTAACATACCAACccgaaagatggcaccctacacagggcaatatCCTCCATTTTTCTATGGGAGTTTCGCAGCTGCAATAAAGGGAAGATGCCAAAATTTTGGAGATAACAATAGAGATTGGCAgcatctaatggggatccataataaatacaaataggccagtggtttccatctgtggtGAAGTTTTCCCTAAATCCAGCTGGCTAATCTTTTGAATACGGTGGAGTTAAAACAAAATTTAAACAGCaacaacattagctagctagattaggttagcaagatagctagctacactgaCAGTTGTCAGTGTCCTAATTGTTGATGTATATATATCAACTCCACATGGAAATTCCCAATTCGTgactatgtacagtacagtaccgccATTCTTCGGAGGTGAAACCTAAACGTGCATTTCTTCTGTATGACAGGAAATGACGTCAAAATAGTGGCAGCAACTTCATCTGGGGGGGGTCCCTTTAAACGTATGgtttgttgttctctctctccttcttttctcATGAACCAGTGTGCCAACGTTCACTGTGGTCCCTGGTGTAGCCCATTCCCAGTGTCCTCTGATGATCGTGGACGACGATGACGACTCTGATGATGATAAACCTTCTGAGGGTGTTCCACTTGAGCAGTACCGGGCCTGGCTTGGTGAGTGCAAAGGTCTGTCTCTTACACTCATCATATCCACTCATGTTCAATATAGAAGTAATGATGTGCTTAATGTGATTTATTTACTATATATACactccatatacagtgcattctgtaTAAACTGAAATTACATttgcgtaagtattcagacccttaactcagaagctttggcagtgattacagcctcgagtcttcttgggtataacgctacaagcttggcacacctatatttgaggagtttctcccattcttctctgcagatcctctcatgctctgtcaggttggacggggaacgtcgctacacagctattttcaggtctctccagagatgttcaatcgggttcaagtccgggctctggctgggccactcaaggacgttcagagacttgtcctgaagccactcctgcgctgtcttggctgtgtgcttagggttgttgtcctgttggaaagtgaaccttcgccccagtcggaggtcctgagtgctctggggcaggtttttatcaagaatctctgtactttgctctgttcagcttttcctcgatcctgactagtctcccagtccctgccgctgaaaaacatccccacagcatgatgctgccaccaccatgcttcaccgtagagatggtgccaggtttcctccagacgtgatgtttggcattcaggccaaagagttcaatcttggtttcatcagaccagataatcttgtttctcatggtctgagagtctttagttgccttttggcaaactccaagccggctgtcatgttccttttactaaggagtggcttctgtccggccactctaccataaaggcctgcttagtggagtgctgcagagacggttgaccttctggaaggttctcccatatccacagaggaactgtggagctctgtcagagtgacaattgggttcttggtcacctccctgaccaaggcccttctcccccgattgctcagttttgccgggcggccagctctaggaagtcttggtgactccaatttttttacatttcacaaTGACGGAGACCACTGTGAAACTTTCAACTCTAGAAATGGTTTAATACCCTTCCCCAAATATATGCctagtttgagaaatagacgcctcacaagtcctcaactgggagcttcattaaatagtacccgcaaaacaccagtatcaacgtcaacagtgaagaggcgactctgggatgctggccttctaggcagagttgcaaagaaaaagcaatatctcagactggccaataaaagattaagatgggcaaaagaacatagacactggacagaggaactctgcctagaagaccagaatcccggagtcgcctcttcactgttggcgtTGAGACTGGTCTTTTGCGGGtagtatttaatgaagctaccagttgaggtctgtttctcaaactagacactctaatgtacttacttgtcctcttgctcagttgtgcaccggggcctcccactcctctttctactttggttagagccagtttgctctgttctgtgaatggagtagttcacagcattgtacaagatcttcaatttcttggcagtttctcgcatggaatagccttaatttctcagaccaagaatagactgactagtttcagaagaaagttatttgtttctggccattttgagcctgtaatcgaacccacaaatacttaagctccagatactcaactagtctaaagaaggccagttttattgcttctttaattagaacaacagtcTTCAGCTtttctaacataattgcaaaaggggtttctaatgatcaattagccttttaaactgataaacttggattagctaacacaacgtgccattggaacacaggagtgatggttgctgattttTTTCTATAAAAAAtatgccatttccagctacaatagtaatttacaacattaacaatgtctatactgtatttctgaacaaattatgttattttaatggacaaaatatgtgcttttcttagtgaccccaaacttttgaacggcagtgtatgtattcacaaccctttatgacactccaaattgagctcaggtgcatccaatttcctctGATCTGTATTTATttgcatacatttctaaaaaacatgttttcactttgtcattatggggtattgtgtgtagatgggtgggaaacaaatcaattttgaatttaggctttatcgcaacaaaatgtggaataagtcaaggggtatgaatactttctgaaggcactgaataAATAAGTTCACTGCACAAGGCAAATGTTTAATGTAATTTCAGTGAGCCTGTTTCTGTCTTTGCCAAACATCAAGTGTTTGAATGAAATGGCAtgctaatccctatatagtgcactacttttgaccctggtagtgcactatatacagaatagtgtgccattttggaTCATAGCCTTGTCTTTTTAATATCATAACCATGCACTTGTTTTCTTTCTGTTCCCTGCCTCTAGATGAGGACAGTAACCTGGACCCGTCTCCTCTGCCAGACATGGACTCAGACTCCCTGGGTAAGCCGGTGGACGAGGAGGAGAAGTGGCTGGACGCCCTGGAGAAAGGAGAGCTGGACGACAACGGAGAGTTGAAGAAGGAGATCGATGAGTCCCTGCTCACAGCCAGACAGGTAATGTAACAAGAGAGCAGGCCCCAGACCAGTCTGTCATATCAAAGTAGGGATGACTTTCACTTGACCACGTGGCTTGATTCAGGGAATTTTGCCAGGTCACAATATGATCTGAGAAACGGGAAAATTCCAGCCAAAAACgttattttggtatttgtttcattagtccattgttgatatagtccctaAATGTTTTGCATGGCAGCAATCACGttaagatatttctgtattttgaaagttatgtATCTtgacttgattgctgacatgcaaaacatttagggactatatcaacaatggactaatgaaacaaatatccAAAGTTTTTGTGTGGTGTTTTCCTTTAAAAATTTTAAAGATTAAAAGATTACAGAAAACCTTGAAATATTTATGTAAAGCTTTAGGTCTACATCCTACTGACCCTGAATGGTTGTGTGTGCGTCTGCCTTACAGAAAGCCCTCCTGCACAAGCAACAGAACCAGCCTCTCCTGGAGCTGCCCATGGGCTACAAGGAGAAGGAGATGACCACCGAGATGAtgcagaagagagaggagtgtgcCCGCAAGAGGCGCCTGCAGGCGGCCAAGAAGGCAGAGGAGGACAAGAACCAGACCATTGAGAGGCTCACCAAGACCTCCAAGGCCAAGATCAAGAGTATGAGGGAGCGTAAGTCCAAGCAGGCCCAGTGTCCCATGGTCCGCTACTATGACTCAGCCCAGGGAATGGAGATTTCGTTCCCAAC
Coding sequences:
- the LOC110500456 gene encoding INO80 complex subunit B isoform X2; this translates as MGKRKDMIHPRFILGDGGHVGLQSLHRRKHKKHKKKHHRDNGHSSYSEALESDSGIVFKPPTQLRLKIKLGGQTLGTKSVPTFTVVPGVAHSQCPLMIVDDDDDSDDDKPSEGVPLEQYRAWLDEDSNLDPSPLPDMDSDSLGKPVDEEEKWLDALEKGELDDNGELKKEIDESLLTARQKALLHKQQNQPLLELPMGYKEKEMTTEMMQKREECARKRRLQAAKKAEEDKNQTIERLTKTSKAKIKSMRERKSKQAQCPMVRYYDSAQGMEISFPTGVLAPTPASLCPPPLAPVGCGINGCSNLKRYSCSKTGIPLCSLDCYKKNLVLVVESAA
- the LOC110500456 gene encoding INO80 complex subunit B isoform X1 produces the protein MGKRKDMIHPRFILGDGGHVGLQSLHRRKHKKHKKKHHRDNGHSSYSEALESDSGIVFKPPTQLRLKIKLGGQTLGTKSVPTFTVVPGVAHSQCPLMIVDDDDDSDDDKPSEGVPLEQYRAWLGECKDEDSNLDPSPLPDMDSDSLGKPVDEEEKWLDALEKGELDDNGELKKEIDESLLTARQKALLHKQQNQPLLELPMGYKEKEMTTEMMQKREECARKRRLQAAKKAEEDKNQTIERLTKTSKAKIKSMRERKSKQAQCPMVRYYDSAQGMEISFPTGVLAPTPASLCPPPLAPVGCGINGCSNLKRYSCSKTGIPLCSLDCYKKNLVLVVESAA